From a single Rosa rugosa chromosome 7, drRosRugo1.1, whole genome shotgun sequence genomic region:
- the LOC133720798 gene encoding uncharacterized protein LOC133720798 isoform X1, whose translation MALHGSSFCLNGNLSFKEFNSLPCACYSSGMLHHLSLPSRKYNLVVANTLERGHRFQFLPGDGRLKLRTEQSTSSLPTSGLRSLKPSSAKCDDSKDSSVSENIILDAETLTRDLDIAIAEENYAKAAEIRDRLRLLREDSMTSVLAANSRFYESFRIGDLAAMQSLWAKRDEVCCVHPGARGIYGYEDVMTSWDYVWANYEFPLQIELKDVNANVRGDMGFVSCVELVKTKGSSWGGQFVTNVFERIDGQWFISVHHASPIDL comes from the exons ATGGCGCTTCATGGATCTAGTTTCTGCTTAAAT GGAAATCTTTCTTTTAAGGAGTTTAACAGCTTGCCGTGTGCATGTTATAGTTCGGGGATGCTTCATCATCTGTCTTTACCATCGAGGAAATACAATTTAGTTGTAGCAAATACTCTTGAAAGAGGGCATAGATTTCAGTTTTTGCCTGGAGATGGTCGTCTCAAATTGCGAACTGAACAATCCA CATCCTCTCTTCCCACCTCTGGTTTGCGATCGTTAAAACCATCCAGTGCGAAATGTGATGATTCAAAGGATAGCTCAGTTAGCGAAAATATCATATTGGATGCAGAAACCTTAACGCGGGATCTAGATATTGCCATTGCAGAGGAGAACTATGCTAAGGCAGCAGAAATTAGGGATAGACTAAGACTTCTGCGGGAGGATAGTATGACTTCTGTTTTAGCAGCAAATTCTCGATTTTACGAGTCATTCAGAATAGGGGATCTGGCTGCAATGCAATCTCTTTGGGCCAAACGGGATGAAGTCTGTTGTGTACACCCGGGTGCACGTGGGATATATGGTTATGAGGATGTTATGACTAGCTGGGACTACGTATGGGCGAACTATGAATTTCCACTACAGATTGAGCTGAAGGATGTAAACGCTAATGTTAGAGGGGATATGGGGTTTGTTTCTTGTGTGGAATTGGTCAAGACAAAAGGTAGCAGTTGGGGAGGACAGTTTGTAACAAATGTGTTCGAGAGGATTGATGGTCAATGGTTTATCTCTGTTCATCATGCTTCACCTATAGACTTGTGA
- the LOC133720795 gene encoding uncharacterized protein LOC133720795, protein MGSVLELKNSSKQQNKITAEDTIVHPQANRRTKHQEKVKVRAGVGSAGNDAHHKARQDGTDSVLVQEKSLGNLNRQSRKEKAAKVDELVRHMSNLPGYLQHPERGEKLPEKVLNFGVLDWSRLEKWKHKQKHSPGKGSHNTPLENIAAASISSGLVRPASRPDQQSPRCSSLKSSQKDVLAQGVKPSAQSVVRFQDCETPSKNGINGQKKIPFPNRSFGRNHSDIMLDKGKGKSSAQRISSVREAAPGSKSYGVSFGQKEDLSSCDSQAKKTKELQESDIKRKNIDETIISETGSHSSKSQSYDVLLSSKGKTIACDDKTEKSVEELPKLDRNLAHQPCPVEENNIVLLPPKAFPQSSSPKVLQLSKPRASCDVHLAEANKISFSGDFSTSEMDFEEQYSEVPHSCPLPSAGKRLTSSSFDISKTLDQEDVELSTRKGRHPSPNRRFSFSLGRLGRSFSFKENAAVPESSSTYMTVKSGPVRPETSDCSDNPKGEKTSSHNRARSSPLRRLLDPILKHKGANPLHSAEAVKAMKANLNTFVPRSINVSESLQKEKREASSVQALLQLTMKNGLPLFKFLVDRSSNCFVATMKNSSEKDDFGQNFTFYCVNEIKRKVGWMSQGSKSKSCGYAYNVVGQMKVSTSDLSDVNGQNFCKHIIRESVLFGMELRQQANQEAPQFMLNRELAAAVVTIPSKDLSNEETMEKGSTKCSPEHGLSCNWEDSSIVILPGGVHSSPNKGEPSPLIARWKSGGSCDCGGWDVGCKLRVLSNQNKCRQNSKTTTASPSSDHFELFAEGEAQENRAVFRLEPGKDGTYSIEFNTSISLLQALFICVVIFSSQKPSDMSEAKVSQEATLNGNSGIQVTTPSKYAQNPPHSPVGRV, encoded by the exons ATGGGGTCCGTTTTAGAGCTTAAAAATAGCTCAAAACAGCAGAACAAGATTACCGCAGAGGACACTATTGTGCACCCCCAAGCGAATCGGAGAACAAAGCATCAAGAAAAGGTGAAAGTGAGAGCTGGTGTTGGTTCGGCAGGAAATGATGCTCATCACAAAGCCAGACAAGATGGAACTGATAGTGTCTTGGTCCAAGAAAAATCTTTGGGAAATCTGAATAGGCAGAGTAGGAAGGAGAAAGCTGCCAAAGTTGATGAGCTTGTAAGGCACATGTCAAACTTGCCTGGTTATCTTCAGCATCCTGAGAGAGGGGAAAAACTGCCAGAAAAGGTTTTGAATTTTGGAGTTCTAGATTGGTCTCGGCTAGAAAAATGGAAGCATAAGCAGAAGCATTCCCCAGGAAAAGGTAGCCATAATACACCTTTGGAAAATATTGCTGCAGCATCTATATCGTCTGGTCTTGTTCGACCTGCGTCACGTCCTGATCAACAGTCTCCACGCTGTTCTAGTCTCAAGTCATCTCAAAAGGATGTCCTTGCTCAGGGTGTCAAACCTTCTGCTCAGAGTGTTGTGCGCTTCCAAGACTGTGAAACCCCTTCAAAGAATGGCATTAATGGGCAGAAGAAGATACCCTTCCCCAACAGGTCTTTTGGTAGAAATCACTCCGATATAATGCTTGATAAGGGAAAGGGAAAGAGTTCAGCTCAGAGGATCAGTTCAGTAAGGGAAGCTGCACCAGGTTCGAAAAGTTATGGAGTCTCATTCGGTCAAAAGGAAGATTTGAGCAGTTGTGACAGTCAGGCCaagaagacaaaggagttgCAAGAGTCAGATATCAAGAGAAAGAATATTGATGAAACGATCATTTCAGAAACAGGATCTCATTCTTCAAAATCTCAAAGTTATGACGTCTTACTCAGTTCAAAGGGAAAGACGATTGCTTGCGATGACAAAACTGAGAAAAGTGTGGAAGAGTTGCCAAAGTTAGATAGAAATCTAGCTCATCAGCCTTGTCCTGTTGAAGAGAATAACATTGTTCTCCTTCCACCAAAGGCATTTCCCCAAAGTAGCTCTCCAAAAGTACTCCAGCTTTCAAAACCAAGAGCATCCTGTGATGTGCATTTGGCAGAAGCCAATAAGATTAGCTTCTCAGGTGACTTTTCTACCAGCGAGATGGACTTTGAAGAACAATATTCTGAAGTTCCACATTCATGCCCACTGCCTTCTGCAGGGAAAAGGCTTACCAGTTCAAGTTTCGATATATCCAAAACATTGGATCAAGAAGATGTTGAACTGTCAACTAGAAAAGGCAGACATCCATCACCCAATCGCCGATTTAGCTTCAGCTTGGGGCGGCTTGGTAGAAGTTTCAGTTTCAAGGAAAATGCAGCTGTACCAGAGTCAAGTTCCACATATATGACTGTCAAGTCAGGCCCTGTGAGACCCGAAACTTCTGATTGTTCAGATAATCCAAAGGGAGAGAAAACAAGTAGTCATAACAGAGCTAGGTCTAGCCCATTGAGAAGGTTGCTAGACCCAATACTGAAGCACAAGGGGGCAAATCCACTCCATTCTGCTGAAGCTGTTAAGGCTATGAAAGCAAATCTTAATACCTTCGTCCCTAGGTCAATTAATGTCAGTGAGTCGTTACAAAAAGAGAAGCGTGAGGCATCATCTGTCCAAGCATTGTTGCAGTTAACGATGAAGAATGGACTTCCTTTGTTTAAATTTTTGGTTGACAGGAGCAGCAACTGTTTTGTGGCAACCATGAAAAATTCATCTGAGAAGGATGATTTTGGCCAGAACTTTACATTTTACTGTGTGAATGAAATCAAGAGAAAAGTTGGCTGGATGAGTCAAGGAAGTAAAAGCAAAAGTTGTGGCTATGCATACAATGTTGTTGGTCAAATGAAGGTTTCAACCTCTGATTTGTCTGATGTTAATGGGCAGAACTTCTGCAAACATATAATAAGAGAGTCTGTTTTGTTTGGTATGGAGCTAAGACAGCAGGCAAATCAAGAAGCACCACAATTCATGCTAAATAGGGAGCTTGCCGCTGCTGTTGTCACGATACCTAGCAAAGATCTGAGCAATGAGGAAACTATGGAGAAGGGCAGCACCAAGTGTTCACCAGAGCACGGATTGTCTTGCAACTGGGAAGACAGTAGTATAGTCATACTTCCAGGCGGCGTCCATAGCTCACCAAACAAAGGAGAGCCTTCGCCATTAATTGCCCGTTGGAAATCTGGTGGATCTTGTGATTGTGGAGGTTGGGATGTTGGTTGTAAATTGCGTGTTCTCTCAAACCAGAACAAGTGCCGTCAGAATTCCAAGACAACCACAGCTTCTCCTAGTTCGGATCATTTTGAACTTTTCGCCGAG GGGGAAGCTCAGGAAAACAGGGCAGTCTTCAGATTGGAACCAGGGAAGGATGGAACCTACTCAATCGAATTCAATACGTCAATTTCTTTGTTGCAAGCATTGTTCATCTGTGTTGTCATATTTAGCAGCCAGAAGCCATCAGATATGTCCGAAGCAAAAGTTTCTCAGGAGGCGACTTTGAATGGAAATAGTGGAATCCAGGTGACCACGCCATCAAAGTATGCTCAAAATCCACCTCACTCCCCTGTTGGGAGAGTCTAG
- the LOC133720798 gene encoding uncharacterized protein LOC133720798 isoform X2, with protein MLHHLSLPSRKYNLVVANTLERGHRFQFLPGDGRLKLRTEQSTSSLPTSGLRSLKPSSAKCDDSKDSSVSENIILDAETLTRDLDIAIAEENYAKAAEIRDRLRLLREDSMTSVLAANSRFYESFRIGDLAAMQSLWAKRDEVCCVHPGARGIYGYEDVMTSWDYVWANYEFPLQIELKDVNANVRGDMGFVSCVELVKTKGSSWGGQFVTNVFERIDGQWFISVHHASPIDL; from the exons ATGCTTCATCATCTGTCTTTACCATCGAGGAAATACAATTTAGTTGTAGCAAATACTCTTGAAAGAGGGCATAGATTTCAGTTTTTGCCTGGAGATGGTCGTCTCAAATTGCGAACTGAACAATCCA CATCCTCTCTTCCCACCTCTGGTTTGCGATCGTTAAAACCATCCAGTGCGAAATGTGATGATTCAAAGGATAGCTCAGTTAGCGAAAATATCATATTGGATGCAGAAACCTTAACGCGGGATCTAGATATTGCCATTGCAGAGGAGAACTATGCTAAGGCAGCAGAAATTAGGGATAGACTAAGACTTCTGCGGGAGGATAGTATGACTTCTGTTTTAGCAGCAAATTCTCGATTTTACGAGTCATTCAGAATAGGGGATCTGGCTGCAATGCAATCTCTTTGGGCCAAACGGGATGAAGTCTGTTGTGTACACCCGGGTGCACGTGGGATATATGGTTATGAGGATGTTATGACTAGCTGGGACTACGTATGGGCGAACTATGAATTTCCACTACAGATTGAGCTGAAGGATGTAAACGCTAATGTTAGAGGGGATATGGGGTTTGTTTCTTGTGTGGAATTGGTCAAGACAAAAGGTAGCAGTTGGGGAGGACAGTTTGTAACAAATGTGTTCGAGAGGATTGATGGTCAATGGTTTATCTCTGTTCATCATGCTTCACCTATAGACTTGTGA